TGCTGCCGATCGACACCAAGGTCCGCTTCGTGGTCACCGCCGACGACGTGATCCACGCCTGGTGGGTGCCGGCGCTGGGCTGGAAGCAGGACGCGATCCCGGGCATCGTCAACGAGGCCTGGTCCGACATCCGCGAGCCGGGCATCTACCGCGGCCAGTGCGCCGAACTGTGCGGCAAGGACCACGGCTTCATGCCGATCGTGGTCAAAGCGGTCAGCAAGCAGGAATTCCAGGCGTGGCTGGCGGCCGAAAAGGCCAAGCGCGCGCCCGCTCCGGCGCCCGCACCCGCGCCTGCAGCGCCCGCCGAGGCAGCGCCGGCTCCCGCCGCCGCGCCCGCGACTGCCAATAACTCCGCCGCCGCGCCTGCGGCCGGCTGATAAAGAACACTCGAGGTAGGCCATGTCCACGTATCCCGCCGCTGCCGATCACGCAGACCATCACGACGACCACGGTCACAAGCAGACCTTCGTCGAGCGTTGGTTCTTTTCGACCAACCACAAAGACATCGGCACGCTGTACCTGATCTTCAGCTTCATCATGTTCATCGTCGGCGCGGCGATGTCGGTGCTGATCCGCTGGGAGCTGATGGAGCCCGGCCTGCAGCACATGAAGCCGGAATTCTTCAACCAGATGACCACCGTGCATGCGCTGGTCATGATCTTCGGCGGCGTGATGCCGGCCTTCGTCGGCCTGGCCAACTGGATGGTGCCGTTGCAGATCGGCGCGCCGGACATGGCGCTGCCGCGGATGAACAACTGGTCGTTCTGGATCCTGCCGTTCGCCTTCACCATGCTGCTGCTGACCCTGTTCCTGCCCGGCGGTGCGCCGGCCGGCGGCTGGACCCTGTACCCGCCGCTGTCGCTGCAGGGCGGCAGCAACGTCGCGTTCGCGATCTTCGCGATCCACATGATGGGCATCAGCTCGATCATGGGCGCGATCAACGTCATCGCGACCATCCTCAACATGCGCGCCCCGGGCGTGGACCTGCTGAAGATGCCGATCTTCGCGTGGAGCTGGCTGATCACCGCCTTCCTGCTGATCGCGGTGATGCCGGTGCTGGCCGGCGCGGTGACCATGCTGCTGACCGACAAGTTCTTCGGCACCAGCTTCTTCAACGCGGCCGGCGGCGGCGACCCGGTGATGTTCCAGCACATCTTCTGGTTCTTCGGCCATCCCGAGGTCTACATCATGATCCTGCCGGCGTTCGGCGTGGTCTCGGAGATCCTGCCGACGTTCTCGCGCAAGCCGCTGTTCGGCTACCAGGCGATGGTGTACGCGATCGCCTCGATCGCCTTCCTGTCGTTCATCGTGTGGGCGCACCACATGTTCACGGTGGGCATGCCGCTGGGCGGCGAAATTTACTTCATGTTCGCGACCATGCTGATCGCGGTGCCCACCGGCGTGAAGGTGTTCAACTGGGTCAGCACGATGTGGAAGGGCTCGCTGAGCTTCGAAACGCCGATGCTGTGGGCCGTGGCCTTCGTGATCCTGTTCACCATCGGCGGCTTCTCCGGCCTGATGCTGGCGATCGTGCCCGCCGACTTCCAGTACCACGACACCTACTTCGTGGTCGCGCACTTCCACTACGTGCTGGTCACCGGCGCGCTGTTCTCGATCATCGCGGCCACGTACTACTGGTGGCCGAAATGGACCGGGCGCATGTACAACGAGTTCTGGGGCAAGTTCCATTTCTGGTGGACGGTGGTGTTCGTCAACCTGCTGTTCTTCCCGCAGCACTTCCTGGGCCTGGCCGGCATGCCGCGCCGCATCCCGGACTACAACGTGGTGTTCGCCGATTGGAACCTGGTCAGCTCGATCGGCGCCTTCGGCATGTTCGTCACGCCGTTCATGATGTTCGCCATCCTTTACGCCTCGCTCAAGAACGGCGCCAAGGCCCCGGCCCGCGCCTGGGAAGGCGCGCGCGGCCTGGAGTGGACAGTGCCGTCGCCGGCCCCGCACCACACCTTCACCACGCCGCCGGTGATCCGGCCGGGCGACCTGGCGCACGGCGATTTCGAGCACCTGGATTACGACTCCGCGACCACCGGCGCCGATACCGCCGCCCACCAGAATGCGCGCCAGTCCTGACCCCCGCAGCGATAACGCCGGCAGCGACGCCGCACGCCGTGGCGTGCGGCGCACCGTGCTCGTGCTGGTCGTCATCGCGGTAGCGATCTACGGCGCTTTCATCCTGTCCGGAGCGATGGGGCAGTGAACGCCGGCGAGAACAAGAGCGGCGGGTTCGGCATCGGCAAGATGGTCGCCGTGGCGCTGGCTGCGTTCGCCTTCACCTTCGCGCTGGTGCCGCTGTACCGGATCGCGTGCGAGAAGGTATTCGGCATCCGCCTGGAAAGGAATGCCGTCGACGGCAGCCAGGCGAAAAAAGCCGATCCGAACGAGCGCTGGGTCACCGTGCAGTTCGACGGCGGCGTCAATTCCAAGCTGCCTTGGGGCTTCCATCCCAACCAGCTGACGATGAAAGTGCAGCCCGGCCGGCAGTACGAGACCACCTATTTCGCGCGCAACAACGGCGACCGCGCCATCGTCGGCAACGCAGTGCCTTCGGTGGCGCCGGCCAAGGCCTCGGGCTATTTCAGCAAGACCGAATGCTTCTGCTTCACCGCGCAGACCTTGAATCCCGGCGAATCGCGCGACATGCCGGTGCGTTTCATCGTCGATCCGGCCTTGCCGCCGGAAGTCACCACCCTCACGCTCTCCTACACGTTCTACAAGAACGATGCCCTGACCCAGCGCCTCAACGCGCCGGCGACGGCATCTTCGCGCGCCGCGCTCGCGGCGCCCTGACCCGATAGCCAGATCAGCAACGGACGAACACCATGGCCCAGGCCCATTCCCACGACCAGCACGATTCCAACATCTATTACGTGCCGCACGGCAGCCGCTGGCCGGTCATCGCCTCGGTCGCGCTGTTCACCACGATGCTGGGCTTCGCCAGCTGGCTCAACGAGGCCAGTTGGGGCCGTCCGGTGTTCTTCGCGGGCCTGGTCTTCCTCGCGCTGATCCTCTTCAAGTGGTTCGCGGACGTGATCACCGAATCGATCCGCGGCTACTACAACAAGCAGGTCGACACCTCGTTCCGCATGGGCATGGTGTGGTTCATCTTTTCCGAGGTGATGTTCTTCGCCGCGTTCTTCGGCGCGCTGTTCTACGCGCGCCAGTACGCGATGCCGTGGCTGGGCGGCGAAGGCGACGGCGTGATGACCAACGCGCTGCTGTGGGACGGTTTCAGCGCGGCCTGGCCGAGCAACGGCCCGGGCGCGATCGGCGGCACCTATCAGACCATCCCCGCCTGGGGCTTGCCGCTGCTCAATACGCTGATCCTGTTGTCGTCGGGCGTCACCGTCACCATCGCCCACCACGCGCTCAAGGCCGGCCACCGCAAGCAGTTGCTGCTGTTCCTGGGACTGACGGTGCTGCTCGGCGCGCTGTTCCTGTTCTTCCAGGCCGAGGAATACATCCACGCCTACACGGAACTTAACCTGACGCTGGGCTCGGGCATCTACGGCTCCACGTTCTTCATGCTGACCGGTTTCCACGGCGCGCACGTGACGCTGGGCACGATCATGCTGGCGATCATCTGGCTGCGCTGCCTGAAGGGCCATTTCAGCAAGGACGACCATTTCGCGTTCGAAGCGGTGGCCTGGTACTGGCACTTCGTCGACGTGGTCTGGCTGGGCCTGTTCCTGTTCGTCTACGTGCTGTGACGCTTAAGCCCTTTTCCCTCCGGGAGAAGGGTCGGGATGAGGGTTCGGCGAAGCGGTGAAAGCGACCGATCGCAAAAACCTATCCATGCTTCGTGAGCGCAGCACGTCTATCGCGATCTTGGAGCCCGAGCTTTTCGCCGCACCCTCGCCCTTCGGGCACCTTCTTCCGGAGGGAAGGAATAGCAAAACTTTAAGGCGCGCGGCCGACGCCGTGCGGCGTGATCCAGCCCATATAGATCGCGAGGATCACCAGCAGGATCAGCGCCACCGACAGCCCGATGCGCTTGGTCAACGCGTTCACCGTCCGCTTGGTCTGCCCTTTGTCGACCAGCATGTAGTAGAGGCCGGCCCCCAGGTTCCACAAGATGAGTATCAGGAAGGCGACGATCAGCAGGGTCTTGAGCGAGTCGTTCATGGCGATGTCCGGGTCGCGGCGCTGCGTCGCGAGTGCCGCATTATCGCAGCCGGCCGGTAGTGCGGCGTGAGCGGACGCCGTAACAGACTGTTCCTGGGTTGGACGCTGGCGCTGGCGACGATGGCGCTGTTCGCCGGGCTCGGCCGCTGGCAGCTCGGGCGCATGCATGAGAAACAGGCGATGCTGGACGCGGCGCAGGCGGTGCTGACGCGGCGCCAGGCGAAGCCGCTTTCAAGCGCGGGCGATGCTGCGCGCCGGCACGACTACGACTGGGCGGCCGGCGAAGGCCGTTTCGCTGCGGCACCCGCGGTGCTGCTCGACAACCAGCAACGCGACGGACGGCCGGGCGTGCGCGCCTACCGCTTGTTCCAGCCGGCATCGGACGCAATGCCGCTGCTGGTCGAGCTCGGCTGGCTGCCGCTGCCGGGCGACCGGCGCATGCCGGCCGTGCCGGCGCCGCAAGGTGTGCTGCGCTTGGAAGGCCTGCTGCTGCCGCCGCCGTCGGCCGGCATCGCGGCCGCGCCGTTGCAGGCGCAGGACGACGGCAGCTTGCTGGCGCTTTCGCTGGACATGCAAGCGTTGCCGGCGGCATTGCGTTCGCCGCCGATCGCGGCGCGCATCCTGCGGCCCGATCCCGCGAACAAGATCGGCTATGCGCGCGATCTGGACATTCTGCCCAACACTCTGCCGCCGGAACGGCACCTCGGCTACGCGGTGCAGTGGTTCGCGCTGGCGCTTGCGGTGCTCGTCACCGCGTTCGTTCTCACCTTCCGTAAGAGAAGACCGCGCCGATGACCACGCAGCAATCGCTCTCCCAGCGCAACCGCAATCGCAGGATGCTGATCGCGATCTTCGCGATCTTCCTGGGCAGCTTCTTCGTGGCCGGCGTATTGCGCTTTTCCGGCTGGCGCCCCAGCGGGCTGAAGAATCATGGCGAGTTGCTGCAGCCGCCGAGCGATTTGCGCCAGATGGAACCGGTGCTGGCCGATGGCAGCGTGTATCGTTGGAATCCGGTGGAACGCACCTGGCGCATCGTGGTGGCGCCTCCTGCCGATTGCACTCAGGCTTGCGTGGAGCTCGCGCGCGAGATCGACGTGGTTTGGCAGCTGTTCGGCCGCGATGCGGATCGCGTCCACGTGCTATGGATGGGCGCGCCGCCCGCCGGCGTCAAAAAAACGACCGTGAAGCTGCAATCGCTGCGCCCCGCGCCCGCGCTGCGCGCCGCGCTGCCGCGCGTGGACGATGCCGGTAGCGCTGGCCGGCCCGGCGTGCCGGTATACGTCGTCGACCCGAACGGCTTCGTCATATTGCGCTACGCTCCCGGCTTCGATCCCGGCGATCTGCGCACCGACGTGGCGCGCTTGCTGAAACTGCGATGACATGAATCCAACTTTCCGCCCCGTGCTGCAGCATCCGGCCTTGAACCGCAACTTCCACCGCATCGCCTGGCTGGCGGTGGCGCTGGCGTTCGGCGTGATCGTATTCGGCGCGTTCGTGCGCCTGTCGAACGCGGGCCTGAGCTGTCCCGACTGGCCCACCTGCTACGGCCGCGCAGCATGGCCCAGCGCCGCGCACGAAGCCGTGGACCACGTCGCTACCGCGATCCGTCCGGTCGAACCGCACAAGGCCTGGCGCGAACAGGTGCATCGCATGCTGGCCGGCGCGCTCGGCGTGCTGGTGCTGACGCTGGCGCTGGTGGCCGCGCGCAAGCGGCGCTACGGCGTGCTGCAGGTGCTGGGCGCGGCTGCCCTGGTCGCGGTGTCGATTCCGTTGTACATGCGCGGCCAGCATGCGGCCGCCAGCGCGCTGGCGGCCGCGGGCGAAGCCCTGTTGCTGGTCGTCGCATTGCGCTGGTCCAACGCGGATCTGTCGCGCGCCGCCGCGCTGACGCTGATGGTGATCGTGTTCCAGGCCCTGCTCGGCATGTGGACGGTCACCTGGCTGTTGAAGCCGATCGTGGTGATGGGACACCTGCTCGGCGGCCTGCTGACGTTCTCGCTGCTGGTGTGGATGGCGTGGCGCGCGATCGACCGTCCGATCCTGTTGGCCGAAGCCGACGCATTGCGTCGCTGGGCGATCGTCGGCTTGGCCTTGCTGGGCGTGCAGATCGCGCTCGGTGGCTGGACCAGCGCCAATTACGCGGCCTTGTCGTGCGGCACCGATTTTCCGAAGTGCGTGGGGCAATGGTGGCCGCCGCACGATTTCCGCGAAGGATTCGTCCTGTGGCGCGGCATCGGCGTCGATTACGAAGGCGGCATCCTCGACGGCGAATCGCGCATCGCGATCCAGCTCGCGCACCGGATGATGGCGATCGCGCTGTTCCTCTACCTGTCGTGCATGTGCGCGCGCCTGCTGCAGACGCCGGGCATGCGCGGCTGGACGCTGCTGCTCGGCGGGTTGACGGTCGCGCAGGTGATGCTCGGCATCGCCAACGTCAAGCTGGCGCTGCCGCTGCCGGTCGCGGTGCTGCACAACGCCGGCGCCGCGCTGCTGCTGTTCGTGCTGGTGTCGCTGCTGGCTCGCCTGCGCAGCCCGGACACCTGACGCATGGCGGCGAGCAAAGCCCGCGAATACTGGGCCCTGACCAAGCCGCGCGTGGTGGCGTTGATCGTGTTCACCGCGCTGGTGGGCATGTTCCTGGCGGTGCCGGGCCTGCCGCCGCTGCGGCAGGCGCTGTTCGGGCTGCTCGGCATCTGGCTGGCGGCGGCGTCGGCGGCGGCGATCAACCATCTGATCGACCAACGCATCGATCGCGTCATGGCGCGCACTTCGCAGCGGCCGCTGGCGACCGGCGCGTTGAACGGCACCCAGGTATTAGCCTTCGCGATCGCGCTGGGCGCGTTGTCGATGACGGTGCTGATCGCCCTGGTCAATCCGTTGTGTGCGGCGCTGACCTTCGCCTCATTGATCGGCTACGCCATCGTCTATACCGGCTGGCTCAAGCGCGCTACGCCGCAGAACATCGTGATCGGCGGCATCGCGGGCGCGGCGCCGCCGGCGCTGGGCTGGAGCGCGGTGACCGGCACGCTGGATCCGCACGCATTGCTGCTGGTGCTGATCGTCTTCGTTTGGACGCCGCCGCATTTCTGGGCGCTGGCGATCTTCCGACGCGACGACTACGCGCGCGCGTTGGTGCCGATGCTGCCGGTGACGCACGGCGTGACCTATACGCGACAGCAGATCCTGCTGTACACCGTGCTGCTGGTGGTGGCGACGGTGCTGCCCTGGGCGACCGGCATGAGCGGCCTGTTTTATCTCGGTGGCGCGCTCGTGCTGGGCGCCGTGTTCGTCTGGTACGCATGGCGCCTGCTCGATCCGCCGGACGAGCTGTACGCGATGCAGGTGTTCAATTATTCGATCGTCTATCTGATGGCGCTGTTCGCCTTCCTGCTGCTCGATCATTGGCTGTTGCCGTGGTTGCAGCCGGTCGCAGGATTGGAGTTGATTCCGCAGCCGGCGTGATCGCCGGTTCGGTGCGCAGCGAGGCGGCCAGCATGCGTTGCCCCGCATGGCCTTCGGGGCTTGGCGATATGCGACGGCGGTGAGCGATCCCTGCCTTCAGGCAGGCGCAAGACGCCGCGTTCGGAGGGGGTTGGCCGGGCAGGCGCTCGTTAGGCTGGCGCTCCGGGTTCCAGCAAACCCAGGCATCTCCTTTCCCGAGGCAAACACCATGAAGAAGGCACGACGGTCCGATCTGCGGCTGATGGCCGCGCTGACACTCGCACTCGCGCTTCCGATCGCTGCGCAGGCGCAGGAATACGTATTTCAAACCATCGCAGGCGATTACGACGGCGATGGCGGGCGTGCGACGAAAGCCAATCTCGGCGGGCCGACGGGAGTCGCATTCGATACCGCCGGCAACATGTACGTCGCCGAGGCCTTCAGGCACCGCATCCGCAAAATCACGGCGGACGGCAAGATCCGGACCGTCGCAGGCACGGGCGCGCCTGGCTACAGTGAGCAAAGCGGGACCGGTGAACTGGGGCGCATCCATCTGCCGCAGAACATGATCGCCGACGGTCTGGGCAATCTTTACTTCGCGGACAGCAACAACAACCGGGTGCGCAAGCTCTGGGCCGACGGCCGGGTGACGCTCGTGGCGGGCAACGGCAGCGTGGCGTCCAGCGGCGACGGCGGGCGCGCAGTCGATGCGGGGGTAGGCCGGCCCTACGGCTTGACGTTGGATACGGCAGGAAACCTTTACGTATCCGAGAATATCAACCATCGCGTACGCAGAGTGACGCCGCAAGGCAAGATCAGTACGGTCGCGGGCAACGGCACGGGGGCGTACAGCGGCGATGGCGGGCCGGCCACGCTGGCGAGCCTGCGGTCGCCGATGGGCGTCGCCGTGGATCCGCATGGCAACTTGTTCATCGCCGATCACGCCAACCAGCGCATCCGCAAGGTGGACGTGGCGGGCCGCATCGGCACGTTCGTCAAATTCGACGACAGCCCGTCCGACGTGTCGTTCGGTCCCTCGGGCGATCTCTACGTCAGCCGCTTCTGCGGCATCGCTAAGCTGACGCCGAACGGCGCCATGCAGCCGTTCGTCGAAGACCCGCAATGCCAGTCGCTGTCGTTTCCGGAGAAGGTGGCATTCTCAAGCACAGGCGACGCTTACTTCGCCGATTCCGATGTCGGCACCGTCTTCCGCATGGGGGGACAGGACGTGTCGCCGGTCAAGGTGGCGGGTCGCGGCAGCTTCTACGGCGATGGCGCTGCAGCTGTGGACGCGTCGTTGTCCAAGGTTACCGGCGTCGCCACCGATGCTGCAGGCGAGGTCTATATCGCCGATTCGTATTTCAACAACCGGATCAGGAAAATCCTGCAGGATGGCACGATCGCCACGGTAGCCGGGTCCGGCTACTGGTTCGACGGCGGGGACGAGGAAGGTATTCCGGCCGTGCAAGCGAAGCTAAGCAGTCCTCACGACAGCGCGGTGGACAGCTCTGGAAATCTCTACATTGCGGACCGGCTCAATGGCCTCGTCCGCATGGTCAGTGCAGCCGATGGGTCGATCCATACGTTCGCGGGAGGAGGCGCCGGCGGCGATGGCGGGCCGGCGACGAACGCCAAACTCGGCGCTATACGTCGGGTTGCGATCGATGGCACCGGCAATGTCTTCATCGCCGACGCCAGCAACCACCGCATCCGCCGGGTCGATACGGCAGGTATCATCACCACGGTTGCGGGCAACGGCATCCCCGGATTTTCCGGCGATGGCGGCGCCGCCGCGAACGCTTCTTTGAACTTGCCCAGCGGCATCGCCATAGACGCATCGGGCAACCTTTACATCGGCGACGAAGGCAATCGCCGCGTGCGCAAGGTCACGCCCGGTGGAACTATCTCCACGGTCGCCGGCAACGGACTCGCCGGCAGTTCGGGCGATGGCGGGCCTGCGACGCAGGCGGCGATCGGGGCGGTCACCGGGATCGGCCTGGACGACAGCGGCGCGCTGTATATCGCGGCAGGCGCGCTTCGCAAGGTGACGTCTTCGGGCGTGATATCGACCCTGTCGGGTGTGCAATATCCGGCTTATGACGTGGCCGTAGGCGACGACGGTGCCTTGTACGTCGCCAGCCTCGGTGGACGAGTGCTGAGGGGCTTTCCCGCAGCGCGTCCAGCGGCGCGTGCATCCCGCTGACGGCCAGCGAATGTCGCGCAAAAAGGAACGGCCCGCATCGCGGGCCGTTTTTTTGTCGACTGAGGGCCAGCCTCACCGGAGCAGGTGCCGTTGCCAGAACTCGATGGCCGCGGCGTCGAAGTAGTCGTTGTTGGCTTTCTTGCGGAAGCCGTGGCCTTCGTCGTCGTACATCAGGAACCACACCGGCTGGCCGTTGCCGCGCACCGCTTTCACGATCTGCTCGGCCTCGGTATAGGGCACGCGCGGATCGTTCTTGCCCTGCGCCACGAACAGCGGCGAGCGGATCTTGCCGGCGTTCTTCAGCGGCGAGATGCGGTCGAACACGGCCTTCATTTCCGGGATGCGCTCGTCGCCGTATTCGGCGCGGCGCAAGTCGCGGCGATAGCTCTCGGTATTGTTGAGGAAAGTGGTGAAGTCGGAGATGCCGACCACGTCGACGCCGGCCTTGATCCGGTCGCTGTAGTGCATCAGCGATGCCAGCACCATGTAACCGCCGTAGCTGCCGCCGGTCACGCCTACGCGCGAGGCGTCCAGTTCGGGTTGCTGAGCGATCCAGTCCAGCAGCGCGCCGATATCCTTGACCGAATCTTCGCGCTTCTCGGCATTGTCCAACTTGAGGTAGCTCTTGCCGTAACCGGACGAGCCGCGCACGTTCGGTACCAGCACGGCGACGCCCAGTTCGTTGATCAGGAATTGCGTGCTCGGGTCGAAGAACGGTATCGACTGGCCTTCGGGCCCGCCGTGGATGTCGATCACCACCGGATACTTCCCGCCAGCGGCCGGTTTATTCGGCTTGTAGTAGAACGCCGGAATCGTGCGCGGTTTGTTGTCGACCGTATCGAAGGTCGGGAACCGCACCAACGTCGGCGAGACGAAGGTGGACGTGTCCAAACCGCCGACTTCGCTGCGCGTCCAACGCGTCAGCTTGGCGTCGGCCAGGTCGATCACGTAGACGTCGCTCGGCGATGTCGCGGTGTTCAGCGTTACCGCCAGGCGCTCGCCGTCGGGCGAGAAACTCATGCCGGCGACCAGGCCGACCGGCAACGCGGGCAACGGGATCGGTTTGTGGCTGGGCAAAGCCAATACGGTGAGCTTGTAGATGCCGTCCTCGTTGGCGATGTAGGCCAGATGCCTGCCGTCGTCGGCGACGTCGAAGCCGTCGACATCCCAGGGAATATCCTTGGTCAGCACTTCGAACTTGCCGCTGGCCGGATCGTGGTAGCGCAGGCTCTGGAATTCGCTGGCTTGGCCGTCGACCGGCTCGTCGGAAACGAAATACGCCGCCTTGCCGTCCGGCGCGAATTGGAAACCGCCGAACGCGGCCTTGCCGCCGTCGACAGGGAACAAGGTCAGTTTGCCCGTGGCCAAGTCGACTTCGCCGGGATACGCCTCGTTCGCCGAAACGAATTTGGTGACCAGCAAACGCGTGCCGTCGGGCGAGAAATCCATCGCCGCCCAGTTGCCGCCTGCCGTCACCAGCGGCTTGGCTTGCCGCGTGGCTGTGTCCAGCAGCCAGATGTCGGTGTCGGTGCCGTTGCGCGCGGTGCTGCTGTACGCCAACTGCTTGCCGTCTTCGGAGAACAGCGCGCCGCGGTTCTGGCTGCGCTTGCCGTCGGTGAGCATGACCACGTCGCGCGTGGTCAGGTCGTACCAGTGCAACTGCGAGAATTCGTTGCCGCCTACGTCCTTGCCGAACACGAAACCGTTACGGCCGGATTTGGCCGGCGCGA
Above is a genomic segment from Luteimonas galliterrae containing:
- a CDS encoding cytochrome c oxidase assembly protein; amino-acid sequence: MVAVALAAFAFTFALVPLYRIACEKVFGIRLERNAVDGSQAKKADPNERWVTVQFDGGVNSKLPWGFHPNQLTMKVQPGRQYETTYFARNNGDRAIVGNAVPSVAPAKASGYFSKTECFCFTAQTLNPGESRDMPVRFIVDPALPPEVTTLTLSYTFYKNDALTQRLNAPATASSRAALAAP
- a CDS encoding cytochrome c oxidase subunit 3, with protein sequence MAQAHSHDQHDSNIYYVPHGSRWPVIASVALFTTMLGFASWLNEASWGRPVFFAGLVFLALILFKWFADVITESIRGYYNKQVDTSFRMGMVWFIFSEVMFFAAFFGALFYARQYAMPWLGGEGDGVMTNALLWDGFSAAWPSNGPGAIGGTYQTIPAWGLPLLNTLILLSSGVTVTIAHHALKAGHRKQLLLFLGLTVLLGALFLFFQAEEYIHAYTELNLTLGSGIYGSTFFMLTGFHGAHVTLGTIMLAIIWLRCLKGHFSKDDHFAFEAVAWYWHFVDVVWLGLFLFVYVL
- a CDS encoding twin transmembrane helix small protein — encoded protein: MNDSLKTLLIVAFLILILWNLGAGLYYMLVDKGQTKRTVNALTKRIGLSVALILLVILAIYMGWITPHGVGRAP
- a CDS encoding S9 family peptidase; translation: MTRARIVLLCALAAACALPAAAQTAKIDRQVQGNRTTENVPAIPAELIERLNRYQNTRGAGIAGWTQDGCLLISTRFAETSQAHRVCQPLGMREQITFYNEPVSDLTVAPAKSGRNGFVFGKDVGGNEFSQLHWYDLTTRDVVMLTDGKRSQNRGALFSEDGKQLAYSSTARNGTDTDIWLLDTATRQAKPLVTAGGNWAAMDFSPDGTRLLVTKFVSANEAYPGEVDLATGKLTLFPVDGGKAAFGGFQFAPDGKAAYFVSDEPVDGQASEFQSLRYHDPASGKFEVLTKDIPWDVDGFDVADDGRHLAYIANEDGIYKLTVLALPSHKPIPLPALPVGLVAGMSFSPDGERLAVTLNTATSPSDVYVIDLADAKLTRWTRSEVGGLDTSTFVSPTLVRFPTFDTVDNKPRTIPAFYYKPNKPAAGGKYPVVIDIHGGPEGQSIPFFDPSTQFLINELGVAVLVPNVRGSSGYGKSYLKLDNAEKREDSVKDIGALLDWIAQQPELDASRVGVTGGSYGGYMVLASLMHYSDRIKAGVDVVGISDFTTFLNNTESYRRDLRRAEYGDERIPEMKAVFDRISPLKNAGKIRSPLFVAQGKNDPRVPYTEAEQIVKAVRGNGQPVWFLMYDDEGHGFRKKANNDYFDAAAIEFWQRHLLR
- the cyoE gene encoding heme o synthase — translated: MAASKAREYWALTKPRVVALIVFTALVGMFLAVPGLPPLRQALFGLLGIWLAAASAAAINHLIDQRIDRVMARTSQRPLATGALNGTQVLAFAIALGALSMTVLIALVNPLCAALTFASLIGYAIVYTGWLKRATPQNIVIGGIAGAAPPALGWSAVTGTLDPHALLLVLIVFVWTPPHFWALAIFRRDDYARALVPMLPVTHGVTYTRQQILLYTVLLVVATVLPWATGMSGLFYLGGALVLGAVFVWYAWRLLDPPDELYAMQVFNYSIVYLMALFAFLLLDHWLLPWLQPVAGLELIPQPA
- a CDS encoding COX15/CtaA family protein, which codes for MNPTFRPVLQHPALNRNFHRIAWLAVALAFGVIVFGAFVRLSNAGLSCPDWPTCYGRAAWPSAAHEAVDHVATAIRPVEPHKAWREQVHRMLAGALGVLVLTLALVAARKRRYGVLQVLGAAALVAVSIPLYMRGQHAAASALAAAGEALLLVVALRWSNADLSRAAALTLMVIVFQALLGMWTVTWLLKPIVVMGHLLGGLLTFSLLVWMAWRAIDRPILLAEADALRRWAIVGLALLGVQIALGGWTSANYAALSCGTDFPKCVGQWWPPHDFREGFVLWRGIGVDYEGGILDGESRIAIQLAHRMMAIALFLYLSCMCARLLQTPGMRGWTLLLGGLTVAQVMLGIANVKLALPLPVAVLHNAGAALLLFVLVSLLARLRSPDT
- a CDS encoding NHL repeat-containing protein; the protein is MAGQALVRLALRVPANPGISFPEANTMKKARRSDLRLMAALTLALALPIAAQAQEYVFQTIAGDYDGDGGRATKANLGGPTGVAFDTAGNMYVAEAFRHRIRKITADGKIRTVAGTGAPGYSEQSGTGELGRIHLPQNMIADGLGNLYFADSNNNRVRKLWADGRVTLVAGNGSVASSGDGGRAVDAGVGRPYGLTLDTAGNLYVSENINHRVRRVTPQGKISTVAGNGTGAYSGDGGPATLASLRSPMGVAVDPHGNLFIADHANQRIRKVDVAGRIGTFVKFDDSPSDVSFGPSGDLYVSRFCGIAKLTPNGAMQPFVEDPQCQSLSFPEKVAFSSTGDAYFADSDVGTVFRMGGQDVSPVKVAGRGSFYGDGAAAVDASLSKVTGVATDAAGEVYIADSYFNNRIRKILQDGTIATVAGSGYWFDGGDEEGIPAVQAKLSSPHDSAVDSSGNLYIADRLNGLVRMVSAADGSIHTFAGGGAGGDGGPATNAKLGAIRRVAIDGTGNVFIADASNHRIRRVDTAGIITTVAGNGIPGFSGDGGAAANASLNLPSGIAIDASGNLYIGDEGNRRVRKVTPGGTISTVAGNGLAGSSGDGGPATQAAIGAVTGIGLDDSGALYIAAGALRKVTSSGVISTLSGVQYPAYDVAVGDDGALYVASLGGRVLRGFPAARPAARASR
- a CDS encoding SURF1 family protein, which translates into the protein MALFAGLGRWQLGRMHEKQAMLDAAQAVLTRRQAKPLSSAGDAARRHDYDWAAGEGRFAAAPAVLLDNQQRDGRPGVRAYRLFQPASDAMPLLVELGWLPLPGDRRMPAVPAPQGVLRLEGLLLPPPSAGIAAAPLQAQDDGSLLALSLDMQALPAALRSPPIAARILRPDPANKIGYARDLDILPNTLPPERHLGYAVQWFALALAVLVTAFVLTFRKRRPRR